The Brassica napus cultivar Da-Ae chromosome C1, Da-Ae, whole genome shotgun sequence DNA segment TTGCtattatgaattaaaaataacttCTCGAAAACGCTGttaataatataactaataaCATTAAGGACGCGCTATTAAATTGGTTACTATTGCAAATACAAAAGCGCTATCGATTCCGAAGAAACGATAGCACCGCGAAAAAGTGTTATCTAATGTGCCATACCTACTATGACGGACGATGATACAACGTTCCTTAAATCGTTGTTGAATCGTTAGATACCATTTTTCGTCCGCTAGTCAAgcccatttttcttgtagtgtgtttcttaacttttaactaaaaaagataagaaccggttcttaaataaggactttaagaaccggttcctagttttttagttaaaagttaagaaacagtttcttaacttctgctaagaaccccactctaagaactccgggttaatcatggtctaagagccgtctcttagccgaaaagtgtaaaaaaaaaaaaaaatttgtcaaatCATAAGTTAAGAACCCCGCTTAAGAGAtcggggttaatcatgctctaagagtcgtctcttagccgaaaagtgtaaaaagaaattaaaaattaaaaaaaaatgtcaaatcatgagttaagaaccccgACTAAGAGAccggggttttttttttttaacgctgatttattatgatcttacaattatgatatgagaaagattacatagacgattcgacaaccgacaatactacctgccttatgaagacctacgcctaactgcatcacctgtgccgtcctatgaagatccacgtctgacaagatttacttgcaccatgttgaagatcccttgtaagTTTTTCTTccgtagtctgcataattgtttaataaatcgctctctccgggacttgaaacctggaaTTCatgtaatctgcaataaattgcatagtctgggattcgaaccccagatttgggtgtagaagcctttaaaccttaaccagtaGGATACAGTTAGAGATGTCAAATGGGCTCTCCCATCCTGTCCCGCGCGGGATGCGGTCCTAAAAATAGATGCCCAATCCCGTACCACATTCTTTGCAGACCTTCGCGGGCCGTCCCGCGGGATATCGGATATTACATTGTCTACTTCTTCCTGTATAATATTTGTGTATTCATCTGAGCTTGCCAGACATATTTGTTACTAAAAGAAACAGTATATCAAAATAGGTGACTACTTACGTCTGTCTTGCTCATACAGAATACTCAGCTTGTCATGCAGATTCTTCACCTTTGCATCATGGGTACAAACATGTCAGTTCAATCTAGATGCATAGCTCATGAACAAGACATACTTGTCTATAATCATTTCAGAATCATTTCACATCATGTGAAATAAAACTTTTGTCTTTCTGAGATGTATTATTGATCCTATATATAAACCCGTTCAAATCCTATGACAATGTCAATATCTAGTTGCCATTAAAAGGAAATGGCACTAATAGCGTGAGCATGGTAAATGAAGTTTCCTACGATATATCAACATCTTTAGGTAATGAAACAAAACATCTTAATCATCACCTCAGCAATGTCAATGACTACACGTGAAAGAAACATATAGCTTCGTTGTGGACTTTGCTTATCTTATCTGATTTGTCTAGAAAATAGAAATTAAATTGACAGaataaagaagagaaaagaaaccATTTTTGTTACTAATATGAAAACAGTCTATAAAGGAAATGATGAGACGGTTTTGTTACCAACGTTGATCTCGTTCATGGCTCGTTTGACATGTTCATCAGGCTCAATGTCAACGATGAGAGTTTGCACAATCTCAAAACCGTAAGCAGACATTTCCTTCTCGAGCTCCTCTTCAACAGCTTTGGCAATTTCATTCTTCTGCTCAAAGACATCATCAAGAAGCAGCTTAGGGACACTTTCTCTGatcactgaaaaaaaaaacaaatctcactTTCAATAACATATTCATCACTTTCTAAATCAATGTTGTTTACACTTACCATCAAAGACATAAGCTTGGATTTGGCTCATTAGTCTTTTAAAACACAATCACACTCACATACTAATCACCTTTTCAAACAGACAAGTAACAGTTAACAATAAAACCATCAAAGTTTCTAATAGAACAGCTCATACAGTTTCAAACATCAAGCcacaataaaaaaacagaacatgAACTAAACATCAATTAAAATCGACTAAAACAGAAGCTAAGCTAAGCACAATCACACTCACATTAAGAACAATGACTTAATATCAGATTAAGAATCATCATGTTTCAATGGACCATTTTATCATTTACGAAGTACACATGCAGAAATTGTAATCAAAAGATAAAAGTCTAGAATTCATGAGGGAAAGAAATTTTATACCTTTTGGTGGAACGaaaaggaagagaagctccTCTGCTGCAGATTGAACACGATGTGGTCACCAGAAGCATTGTCGCCTGTCGGACATCGAACGGCCATCATCGGAGCTCCATCTCTTCCCACGGCCATCGTCGTCATCTCTTCCCACGGCCATCGTTGTCATCTCTTCCCATGGCCATCATCGGAGCTCCATCTCTTCCCACGGCCATCGTCGTCATCTCTTCCCAAGGCCATCGTTGGAGCTCCATCTCGTCCCACTCTCTCTTTCGTTTTGTTTTCAGGTGACGAAAGCAACTGAAGCGTCTAGCGGTTCATCTGGGCCTTCCTGCGGTTCATCTGGGTCATCCCGCTTTAAACCCGGTACCGTGCAATCCCCATCCCGCAAAACCCGCTTTTTTGCGGGTCATGAATTCCTAGGcccaaacccccccccccccccccccccccccccccatcaaGGGACACTTGAGCAGCCTGCCAGCTCACCTGATCTGTTCCACTTGGACACTTGAGCAGCCTGCCAGCTCACCTGATCTGTTCCACTTGACTGACCATCAGAATCCCAAATTAGTTCTGATAACCTCTTACCAAGCTAGAAACCATGCTTGAAAAGTCAGGATCGATAACATGTATCAAAGAACTGGGGAAAGAACGTTGCTATTCTACTTTCAGTTGCTTGATAATCTCCAAgaccagaaacaaaaaaaaatgtgagtctTTCACATCAGCAGCTCCACCTGAACCTAATATCCCATGATAATACACCCTGCCTCTCGGACTTAGTTCCAAACTTGAGTGAGTAACTTCATCATTGTTTCCTTGATCATCACCTTAGCTTTCTTGTAACAGATCCTTGCAGAAGGACTTCTTCCCAACTTGAATCAGTTTCATTTTGGCTTTAGCCATCCTCGCCTCACCAAAACACCCTGACATCCGTAAACCCGAAAAAACCGCTCCTCTCACCGATGACGGAATCTTAATCCCTTTATTATAGCACGACAAAAGCAGCTTCGAAGCACAAACAAACCTCGTGGCTTTACCTAGTATAACTGGAAACCAAGTTATACAAAGTTTTACCTCGACCATGGTATAACTTTGTGGGAACATGTAGGTCTACCATTTCAAAACTGGAGTTAGTtctgtatataaatttgaaatttgatttaGAAACGTAAATTTACACTATGATAGACACACAAATTGGCTTTCTTTTCTAAGGCCAGTCACTCACAATTTGGTTTAACACTCCACAAAATAAATTGTCcgcttttattaataaaactctggaaaataaaatatataaaatcactaACAACACTAATTAGCATCTCAAGTTAAAATTTCTACCTAAAAGATGTATATAATTCAATacaacaacaagaaaaataaaagaacctTTTGTCAAGAAAGAAAAGTATGAGTATAGTATCTATTAGTTCTTTAATTTTCTGATTGTGTAACA contains these protein-coding regions:
- the LOC111201861 gene encoding hypersensitive-induced response protein 1-like isoform X1, whose protein sequence is MSQIQAYVFDVIRESVPKLLLDDVFEQKNEIAKAVEEELEKEMSAYGFEIVQTLIVDIEPDEHVKRAMNEINVKNLHDKLSILYEQDRRRSRQCNIRYPAGRPAKVCKECGTGLGIYF
- the LOC111201861 gene encoding hypersensitive-induced response protein 1-like isoform X2 is translated as MSQIQAYVFDVIRESVPKLLLDDVFEQKNEIAKAVEEELEKEMSAYGFEIVQTLIVDIEPDEHVKRAMNEINVGEESA